In Colletotrichum higginsianum IMI 349063 chromosome 1, whole genome shotgun sequence, one genomic interval encodes:
- a CDS encoding Helicase associated domain-containing protein translates to MSPIPGGERASKKRKLNDKNVIKVGNKVISLEGYLNPPAKKEKVVQQESAREQALEKTENEASKATTEDSEKPGHTAPSFIKHQSKRPHDKGRPRSDRGPRWREDPALLKIRQKLPIWAHREDIRTRMAEKDVLLLVGETGSGKSTQVPQFLVREPWCRRQVVNIDGREASVGGMIAVTQPRRVAATTLAHRVSREAGTPLGESREGMVGYSVRFDHQVPKGTKIKFLTEGMLLQELLRDPSLRQYSAVVVDEIHERSVDVDLVSGFLKQILLSDRKGRGGIPLKVVVMSATADVERIQGFFNITDGSQTEEVEGDKPSSVEVLKIQGRQFPVKTIHTPKPVPDIQESFLQTIFKIHTEEPLPGDILAFLTGQEEIESAQSLIEEYAATLASNVPKIKVLPLFGQLSMEGQHAAFQPVKGGFTRKIVLATNIAETSVTVPGVRYVVDGGKAKVKQFRARLGMESLLAKPISKSSAIQRTGRAGREGPGKCFRLYTEGTFGSLEETDLPEILRIDVLGAVLTMKARGIDDILGFPLMDTPDVEAIERALVSLHGLGALADDGTITEAGRKMAGFPIAAPLGAVLLAAARPEFDCVLEAIDIISCITSGDDIFHQLQSEEQREEIEELRKELYRREGDIITYLTTMQQYAAENTDRIQWCKKRKVNMRNMKTALNIRKQLRSLCLKEGLLAEAPPPDPQPFAPLAPEQAEALLKCFLRGFVSKTAVLAPDASYVTSQGKHVVAIHPSSVLHGQKKEAIMFLEHVFTQKNYAKKVSVIQANWIVEALEGGA, encoded by the coding sequence ATGTCACCAATCCCAGGCGGCGAGCGCgcctcgaagaagagaaaactCAACGATAAGAATGTCATTAAAGTCGGCAATAAAGTGATCTCCCTCGAAGGCTACCTCAACCCCCCCGCCAAGAAGGAAAAGGTAGTCCAGCAAGAGTCAGCACGAGAGCAAGCACTCGAAAAGACAGAAAATGAGGCATCGAAAGCCACAACAGAGGACTCTGAAAAGCCAGGCCACACAGCACCATCTTTCATCAAGCACCAGTCGAAAAGGCCGCACGACAAAGGCAGGCCGAGATCAGACCGAGGGCCAAGATGGAGGGAGGACCCGGCTCTGCTGAAAATCCGGCAGAAACTACCCATCTGGGCTCACCGCGAAGACATCCGAACCCGGATGGCAGAGAAAGACGTACTGCTCCTTGTCGGTGAGACCGGTTCCGGTAAAAGTACTCAGGTGCCCCAGTTCCTGGTGAGGGAGCCGTGGTGCAGGAGGCAGGTGGTCAATATCGACGGACGAGAGGccagcgtcggcggcatgATCGCCGTCACGCAGCCCCGTCGAGTTGCTGCGACGACCTTGGCCCATCGTGTCTCACGCGAAGCCGGGACGCCGCTCGGGGAAAGTCGCGAGGGAATGGTCGGCTACTCGGTCCGTTTCGACCACCAAGTGCCCAAGGGGACGAAGATCAAGTTCCTGACGGAAGGTATGctcctgcaggagctccTACGGGATCCGAGCCTGCGTCAATACAGCGCAGTGGTCGTTGATGAAATCCATGAGAGAAGTGTTGACGTCGACCTGGTGTCCGGTTTCCTCAAGCAGATCCTGTTGAGCGATCGGAAAGGCCGTGGCGGCATTCCTCTCAAAGTCGTCGTCATGAGTGCCACTGCCGACGTTGAACGGATCCAAGGGTTCTTTAACATTACGGACGGGAGTCAAACTGAAGAAGTCGAGGGCGACAAGCCCAGTTCTGTCGAGGTTCTCAAGATCCAAGGTCGCCAGTTCCCGGTCAAGACGATACACACTCCCAAGCCGGTACCGGATATTCAGGAATCCTTTCTGCAGACTATTTTCAAGATCCATACGGAAGAGCCGTTGCCAGGCGACATTCTGGCCTTTTTGACGGGACAGGAGGAAATCGAGTCTGCGCAGTCGCTCATCGAGGAGTACGCGGCAACGTTGGCCTCCAACGTGCCAAAGATCAAGGTTCTCCCTCTGTTCGGTCAGCTGTCGATGGAAGGTCAACACGCAGCTTTCCAGCCTGTCAAGGGCGGGTTTACGAGAAAGATTGTGCTGGCAACCAACATCGCTGAGACGTCCGTCACCGTTCCCGGCGTGCGGTACgtggtcgacggcggcaaggccaaggtcaaaCAGTTCCGTGCCCGTCTCGGGATGGAGTCACTGCTGGCCAAGCCTATCTCCAAGTCATCTGCAATCCAGAGGACTGGCCGAGCTGGTCGTGAAGGACCTGGCAAGTGCTTCCGGCTATACACCGAAGGCACATTTGGTTCTCTAGAGGAAACAGATCTACCAGAGATTTTGAGAATCGACGTTCTTGGAGCTGTTCTGACGATGAAGGCCAGAGGCATCGACGACATTCTCGGGTTCCCCCTGATGGATACACCCGATGTCGAGGCTATCGAGAGAGCACTGGTCAGTCTCCACGGACTCGGCGCGCTCGCagacgacggcaccatcacTGAAGCCGGTCGCAAAATGGCGGGGTTCCCCATCGCTGCGCCCCTGGGTGCCGTGCTCCTAGCAGCCGCCAGACCCGAGTTCGACTGCGTTCTTGAGGCCATTGACATCATCTCGTGCATCACCTCGGGCGACGACATTTTCCATCAGCTCCAATCCGAAGAACAGCGCGAGGAGATCGAGGAGCTACGCAAGGAGCTCTACCGCCGCGAGGGCGACATCATCACGTATCTCACGACGATGCAGCAGTACGCTGCCGAGAATACTGACCGCATCCAGTGGTgcaagaagaggaaggtCAACATGCGCAACATGAAGACGGCGCTCAACATCCGAAAACAACTCCGCAGCCTCTGCCTCAAGGAGGGCCTGCTCGccgaggcgccgccgccggacccGCAACCCTTTGCGCCGCTGGCGCctgagcaggccgaggcaCTGCTCAAGTGCTTTCTGCGCGGGTTTGTCTCCAAGACGGCCGTTCTGGCGCCAGATGCGAGCTATGTCACGTCACAGGGCAAGCACGTCGTCGCGATCCACCCGTCGAGCGTCTTGCACGGtcagaagaaggaggccatcaTGTTCCTGGAGCATGTGTTCACGCAGAAGAACTACGCCAAAAAGGTCAGCGTTATCCAGGCGAACTGGATcgtggaggcgttggagggTGGCGCATAG
- a CDS encoding Acetate non-utilizing protein yields MRPSSVLKMASASVPKGSGLRPAPMALLPPLPLYRRLFRAHRKHLPSEMRVLGDEYIKAEFRAHRNVDNPAHLTLLSQIGFLTEWQLYAQKIEGDQWRGEKIDPVKVAKMSDEQIGQLYELMKAIRERRERGDAEEES; encoded by the exons ATGCGGCCCTCGTCGGTCCTGAAaatggcctcggcctcagTCCCCAAGGGGAGCGGCCTCCGCCCCGCGCCGATGGCcctgctgccgcccctcCCTCTGTACCGCCGTCTGTTCCGCGCGCACCGCAAGCACCTGCCCTCCGAGATGCGGGTGCTGGGCGACGAGTATATCAAGGCCGAGTTCCGCGCGCACCGCAACGTCGACAACCCAGCGCACCTG ACCCTCCTCTCTCAGATCGGTTTCCTCACCGAGTGGCAACTGTACGCCCAAAAGATTGAGGGCGACCAATGGCGCGGGGAGAAGATTGACCCTGTTAAGGTTGCCAAGATGAGCG ATGAGCAGATCGGCCAGCTGTATGAGTTGATGAAGGCGATTCGCGAGAGGCGCGAGCGGGGCGACGCGGAAGAAGAGTCATGA
- a CDS encoding Structural toxin protein encodes MIRHTASQSLSKKEQTMNIMSIRGSVSSIFLHGNCILRHSRLSPSRPSASSHCQRVPNSTVRLAAPHHHHIATTSAMADRFKLVYTVPASHLAVTKDAVFKTGAGVYDNGKYVQVAFELIGSGQFMPVAAAGADPHTGAVDNLEKVLEYRVEVLCVGRDVTKAAVDALKSAHPYEVPAYEVYKLEDF; translated from the exons ATGATAAGACACACTGCCTCACAGTCGCTTTCCAAGAAGGAGCAAACTATGAATATTATGTCAATACGAGGCTCGGTTTCAAGCATCTTCTTGCATGGTAATTGCATATTGCGACATTCTCGGCTTTCCCCATCCCGCCCAAGTGCCTCCTCACATTGTCAACGGGTTCCCAACAGTACAGTAAGGCTAGCCGCACcccaccatcatcacatcGCGACAACTTCAGCCATGGCGGATCGCTTCAAGCTCGTGTACACCGTTCCAG CCTCCCACCTGGCGGTGACCAAGGACGCCGTTTTCAAGACTGGCGCCGGCGTCTACGACAATGGCAAATACGTCCAGGTCGCGTTCGAGCTCATTGGCTCCGGCCAGTTCATGcctgttgctgccgccggagcGGATCCTCACACTGGCGCTGTCGATAATCTTgagaaagtcctcgagtaCCGCGTCGAGGTTCTATGTGTGGGGCGAGATGTCACCAAGGCTGCGGTCGACGCTCTGAAAAG CGCCCATCCATACGAGGTTCCGGCGTACGAGGTGTACAAGTTGGAAGACTTCTAA
- a CDS encoding Phenylacetone monooxygenase has product MTRQIPQLSRHVDAQGSGSGHADQYSAAYTIREAPFGTPRPIRIIGVGAGASGINLIRTLRNTLGASTFELVIYEKNEDVGGTWFENRYPGCKCDVPSHNYQFTWRPNPAWSSFFAPAVEIQEYLCRICDDENLRPYIKTSHRVVGAVWSEHRAVWDLQIKDLETGGVFEDYANFFIDSTGILNKWRFPDLEGLSDFKGAVVHSANWPKDFDYANKAVVVIGNGASGVQIVPAIRPHVKKLHHIIRTPTLIIPPRITTMKMGPSASLLEQIEMDEEERFSAATIAKFQDDRAFYKTFAQTLEMDSNIKFAVSLIADSPQQAWALGKTREFMTAMLGGNERLCKQLIPDFPLGCKRLTPAPGYLESFHDPRVSLHTDCIRRVVSRGIELSNGEILEVDAIICATGFDSSFRPAFPLVGRHGNLQDIWSEQTPKAYMSLAVAGLPNYFKFLGPNAPIVQGDVFTLSEHIASYIATAIRKCQTQGIRTIAPSEAAVEDYFEHITAFMPRTVFAGGCRSWYKQGEVNGPVTGLYPGSRTHFIQLLEHFRGEDWEYTYENARQNRFAYLGNGFTAPEMAMLKAGVPAS; this is encoded by the exons ATGACACGCCAGATCCCCCAACTCTCTCGACATGTCGACGCCCAAGGCAGCGGATCTGGCCACGCTGACCAATACAGCGCCGCCTACACAATACGCGAAGCGCCGTTTGGAACACCTCGTCCCATCCGTATCATCGGGGTTGGCGCTGGAGCCAGCGGCATCAACCTGATCCGCACCCTCAGAAACACGCTTGGTGCTTCAACCTTCGAACTTGTCATCTACGAGAAAAACGAGGACGTCGGAGGTACCTGGTTTGAGAACCGCTACCCGGGGTGTAAGTGCGACGTACCCAGCCACAACTACCAATTCACATGGAGGCCGAACCCGGCCTGGTCGAGCTTCTTCGCTCCCGCAGTCGAGATCCAAGAGTACTTGTGTCGGATTTGTGATGACGAGAACCTGCGGCCTTACATCAAGACCTCGCACCGGGTCGTGGGAGCGGTTTGGTCTGAGCACCGGGCCGTGTGGGATTTGCAGATCAAGGACTTGGAGACCGGTGGGGTCTTTGAGGACTACGCCAACTTTTTCATCGACTCAACCGGTATCCTGAA CAAATGGAGGTTCCCAGACCTTGAGGGCTTGTCTGACTTCAAGGGGGCCGTTGTCCACAGCGCAAACTGGCCCAAGGACTTCGACTACGCAAACAAGGCGGTGGTCGTCATTGGAAACGGAGCGTCTGGTGTCCAGATTGTTCCAGCTATTAGGCCCC ACGTGAAGAAACTTCACCACATCATCCGTACACCAACCCTGATCATCCCGCCTCGGATTACCACAATGAAAATGGGCCCTTCCGCTTCTCTGCTAGAACAGATTGAgatggacgaggaagaacgattctcggcggcgaccattGCGAAGTTCCAGGACGACCGGGCTTTTTACAAGACGTTCGCGCAGACGCTCGAGATGGATTCAAACATCAAATTTGCCGTTTCCCTCATCGCCGACAGTCCTCAACAGGCATGGGCATTGGGAAAGACAAGAGAGTTCATGACGGCCATGCTGGGGGGCAACGAGAGGCTCTGCAAGCAGCTAATACCCGACTTTCCCCTGGGGTGCAAGCGGCTCACTCCTGCACCCGGATATCTCGAGTCGTTCCATGACCCAAGGGTTTCTCTTCACACTGATTGCATCAGGAGGGTTGTATCTCGGGGCATAGAGCTGTCCAATGGTGAAATTCTCGAGGTTGATGCCATCATCTGTGCTACTGGCTTCGATTCTTCGTTTCGCCCTGCTTTCCCGCTTGTTGGCCGGCACGGCAACTTGCAGGACATCTGGTCTGAGCAAACACCCAAAGCATACATgtccctcgccgtcgcagGCCTGCCCAACTACTTTA AGTTCCTAGGCCCCAACGCTCCTATCGTACAGGGCGATGTTTTCACACTCAGCGAGCACATCGCCAGCTATATTGCCACCGCAATCCGCAAGTGTCAAACGCAGGGCATTCGAACCATCGCCCCTTCGGAAGCCGCCGTTGAGGACTACTTTGAGCATATCACAGCTTTCATGCCGCGTACGGTCTTTGCGGGCGGATGTAGGTCCTGGTACAAGCAGGGCGAGGTCAACGGTCCCGTGACGGGTCTGTACCCTGGGAGCCGGACGCACTTTATCCAGCTTTTGGAACACTTCAGGGGCGAGGACTGGGAGTACACGTATGAGAATGCAAGGCAGAACCGCTTCGCCTATCTGGGCAATGGCTTCACTGCGCCGGAGATGGCGATGCTCAAGGCCGGAGTACCCGCTTCGTGA